A region from the Misgurnus anguillicaudatus chromosome 7, ASM2758022v2, whole genome shotgun sequence genome encodes:
- the gpr65 gene encoding G protein-coupled receptor 65, with amino-acid sequence MNITTVNWMTTPSQNDSEDCYPSIQFENNFFLGLHLVVILLGIPANAFFLFVSCQHIRQKNELGVYLFNLALSDLLYIMCLPVWIEFMLNDEWPYSKIACAVCVFLLYTNFYTSTVLLSCIAVDRYLAVVHPLKFSAFRKRRTAVIVSIAAWIFTVIFNAITVDSDEIYDAKNFICLDVFPLQDRQRRGNYARFIVGFFVPAVIVGFCYWRIYLAVKKSQSIEVAERRHVFKLLGSILLTLYLCFGPFHIMLVLRSLLEVCSSPSWLYIGFKITIALSTLNCLADPLLYCFSSRMGQASALNALIVLRRTRKTEKQKGIVHSNGLMGETIL; translated from the coding sequence ATGAACATAACCACAGTGAATTGGATGACCACACCTAGCCAAAATGATTCAGAAGATTGCTATCCAAGTATACAGTTTGAGAATAACTTCTTCCTGGGCCTTCACCTGGTCGTGATTCTGCTCGGCATTCCAGCCAACGCCTTCTTCTTGTTTGTGTCGTGCCAGCACATCCGTCAGAAGAACGAGTTGGGCGTCTATCTGTTTAACCTGGCTCTCTCTGACCTCTTGTACATCATGTGTTTGCCAGTATGGATTGAGTTCATGCTCAATGACGAATGGCCCTACAGCAAGATCGCGTGCGCCGTCTGCGTCTTCTTGCTCTACACAAACTTCTACACGAGCACAGTGCTGCTCAGCTGCATCGCCGTGGATCGCTACTTAGCCGTGGTTCATCCTCTCAAGTTTTCAGCCTTTAGAAAGCGAAGAACGGCCGTCATCGTCAGCATCGCAGCTTGGATATTTACAGTCATTTTTAACGCGATTACTGTCGATTCAGACGAAATTTATGATGCAAAGAATTTTATCTGCTTGGACGTATTTCCTTTGCAAGATAGACAAAGACGGGGGAATTATGCTCGCTTCATTGTCGGCTTCTTCGTTCCCGCCGTGATCGTGGGATTTTGTTATTGGCGAATCTATCTTGCCGTGAAGAAGAGCCAATCGATTGAGGTGGCGGAACGTCGGCACGTCTTTAAGCTTTTGGGAAGCATTCTGTTAACTCTCTACCTTTGTTTCGGGCCTTTTCACATCATGTTGGTTTTGAGAAGTCTACTGGAAGTATGTTCCTCTCCCAGCTGGCTCTATATTGGCTTTAAGATTACCATAGCCTTGTCTACACTAAACTGCCTGGCTGACCCGCTGCTTTACTGCTTCAGCAGCCGAATGGGTCAGGCGAgcgctttaaatgctttaatCGTTCTCAGGAGAACACGGAAGACGGAAAAACAGAAAGGAATTGTTCATTCAAATGGTTTAATGGGTGAAACTATTTTGTAG